A genomic window from Cupriavidus metallidurans CH34 includes:
- the groL gene encoding chaperonin GroEL (60 kDa chaperone family; promotes refolding of misfolded polypeptides especially under stressful conditions; forms two stacked rings of heptamers to form a barrel-shaped 14mer; ends can be capped by GroES; misfolded proteins enter the barrel where they are refolded when GroES binds), with amino-acid sequence MAAKDVVFGDAARAKMVEGVNILANAVKVTLGPKGRNVVLERSFGGPTVTKDGVSVAKEIELKDKLQNMGAQMVKEVASKTSDNAGDGTTTATVLAQSIVREGMKFVAAGMNPMDLKRGIDKAVGAAVEELKKLSKPTTTSKEIAQVGAISANSDASIGERIAEAMDKVGKEGVITVEDGKSLADELEVVEGMQFDRGYLSPYFINNPEKQVVQLDSPFVLLFDKKVSNIRDLLPVLEQVAKAGRPLLIIAEDVEGEALATLVVNNIRGILKTAAVKAPGFGDRRKAMLEDIAILTGGTVIAEEIGLTLEKATLQDLGQAKRIEIGKENTIIIDGAGDASAIEGRVKQIRAQIEEATSDYDREKLQERVAKLAGGVAVIKVGAATEVEMKEKKARVEDALHATRAAVEEGIVPGGGVALLRARAAIAGLHGENPDQNAGIKIVLRAMEEPLRQIVLNAGEEASVVVAKVIEGKGNYGYNAASGEYGDLVEMGVLDPTKVTRTALQNAASVASLMLTTDCAVAESPKEESAPAMPGGMGGMGGMEGMM; translated from the coding sequence ATGGCAGCAAAAGACGTAGTGTTCGGCGACGCCGCCCGTGCCAAGATGGTCGAAGGCGTGAACATCCTCGCCAACGCAGTGAAGGTGACCCTGGGCCCGAAGGGCCGCAACGTGGTGCTGGAGCGCAGCTTCGGCGGCCCGACCGTGACCAAGGACGGCGTGTCCGTGGCCAAGGAAATCGAACTGAAGGACAAGCTGCAGAACATGGGCGCGCAGATGGTCAAGGAAGTGGCTTCCAAGACCAGCGACAACGCCGGTGACGGTACCACCACCGCAACCGTGCTGGCCCAGTCGATCGTGCGCGAAGGCATGAAGTTCGTTGCCGCTGGCATGAACCCGATGGACCTGAAGCGCGGCATCGACAAGGCCGTTGGCGCCGCCGTCGAAGAGCTGAAGAAGCTGAGCAAGCCGACGACCACCAGCAAGGAAATCGCCCAGGTTGGCGCGATCTCGGCCAACAGCGACGCCTCGATCGGCGAGCGCATTGCCGAAGCCATGGACAAGGTTGGCAAGGAAGGCGTGATCACCGTCGAAGACGGCAAGTCGCTGGCCGACGAGCTGGAAGTCGTGGAAGGTATGCAGTTCGACCGTGGCTACCTGTCGCCGTACTTCATCAACAACCCGGAGAAGCAGGTTGTTCAGCTGGACAGCCCGTTCGTTCTGCTGTTCGACAAGAAGGTCTCGAACATTCGTGACCTGCTGCCGGTGCTGGAGCAAGTGGCCAAGGCTGGCCGCCCGCTGCTGATCATCGCTGAAGACGTGGAAGGCGAAGCCCTGGCCACGCTGGTGGTGAACAACATCCGTGGCATCCTGAAGACCGCCGCCGTGAAGGCTCCGGGCTTCGGCGACCGCCGCAAGGCCATGCTGGAAGACATCGCCATCCTGACCGGCGGTACCGTGATCGCCGAGGAAATCGGTCTGACGCTGGAAAAGGCCACGCTGCAGGACCTGGGCCAAGCCAAGCGCATCGAGATCGGCAAGGAAAACACTATCATCATCGACGGCGCCGGCGACGCATCGGCGATCGAAGGCCGCGTGAAGCAAATCCGCGCCCAGATCGAAGAAGCGACCTCGGACTACGACCGTGAGAAGCTGCAAGAGCGCGTGGCCAAGCTGGCCGGCGGTGTTGCCGTGATCAAGGTTGGCGCTGCCACCGAAGTCGAAATGAAGGAAAAGAAGGCACGCGTGGAAGATGCACTGCACGCTACCCGTGCTGCCGTGGAAGAAGGCATCGTCCCGGGCGGTGGTGTGGCGCTGCTGCGTGCTCGTGCTGCGATCGCTGGCCTGCACGGCGAGAACCCCGACCAGAACGCCGGTATCAAGATCGTGCTGCGCGCCATGGAAGAGCCGCTGCGCCAGATCGTGCTGAACGCTGGTGAAGAAGCTTCGGTTGTGGTGGCCAAGGTCATCGAAGGTAAGGGTAACTACGGTTACAACGCGGCTTCGGGCGAGTACGGCGACCTGGTGGAAATGGGCGTGCTGGATCCGACCAAGGTGACCCGCACCGCGCTGCAGAACGCCGCTTCGGTGGCTTCGCTGATGCTGACCACCGACTGCGCCGTGGCCGAATCGCCGAAGGAAGAGTCGGCTCCGGCAATGCCGGGCGGCATGGGCGGCATGGGCGGCATGGAAGGCATGATGTAA
- the tssE gene encoding type VI secretion system baseplate subunit TssE: MTRGGPGLFEAVTGFFANGVAVDELDASTQTFLSVQDNIQRILNSRRGGLAHLPDYGLGDLSRIYRHLPASAHTLKREIETTLLRYEPRLKALDLEIEEPEPGMLLSFTMTCHLHQSGLVQFGTHFMPDGKTRLKLLRSAHDHD; this comes from the coding sequence GTGACGCGCGGCGGGCCGGGTCTCTTCGAAGCCGTCACCGGGTTCTTTGCGAATGGCGTTGCCGTTGACGAGTTAGATGCGTCGACCCAGACCTTCCTGTCGGTCCAGGACAACATCCAGCGCATCCTTAACAGTCGGCGCGGTGGCCTTGCGCATCTGCCTGACTACGGACTGGGAGATCTGTCCCGCATCTACCGCCACCTGCCTGCCTCGGCGCACACGCTCAAGCGGGAAATTGAGACGACACTCCTGCGCTACGAGCCGAGATTGAAGGCCCTCGACCTCGAGATCGAGGAACCCGAACCGGGCATGCTGTTGAGCTTCACGATGACCTGCCATTTGCACCAATCTGGACTGGTGCAATTCGGCACGCATTTCATGCCGGACGGCAAGACACGGCTCAAGCTGCTGCGGTCGGCGCACGATCATGACTAA
- the tssH gene encoding type VI secretion system ATPase TssH, translated as MTTRDYSPFLRRLNDHCARALADAASLCETRAHRDIEVEHWLIKLMEQGDGDLLAILRRYELDVDGIWNGLLAAVDHLPHDLRGRPGLSQRLGQWLEAAWMRASLESTAPGVDRSIRSAHLLAALAETPHLLRAPDAWPLLSVSAAQIERLMPELDEISVEATSPITPSQGPATIATRRPAGQPDNSALSRFTTDVTQKARDGKIDPVFGRDVEIRQMVDILARRRKNNPILVGEPGVGKTALVEGLALKIAEEDVPTAIRDVTVLTLDMGLLQAGAGVKGEFEQRLKNVIEAVQQSPTPILLFIDEAHTLIGAGNTAGGADAANLLKPALARGELRTIAATTWSEYKQYFERDAALERRFQMVKVDEPDDENACLMLRGLKDRYAQHHNVHITDAAVAAAVRLSRRYLTGRQLPDKAVDLIDTAAARVRMSQEARPVAICTLEAERAALGVEYLALQQDQGATGEDKRNRLSAIETRLRELAIELGQLEFELAAQKDAADKLMVLRAQWQAATDASERHDLASSIQAAHQVLAAHGQATLLHAEVAETVVAQVIADWTGVPVDNLLSNELATLLELEARLGRVVVGQDEALAALGKSLRASKAGLKSEEAPLGVFLLVGPSGVGKTETARALADLMFGGERSLITINLSEYQEAHTVSQLKGSPPGYVGYGEGGILTEAVRQRPYSVVLLDEVEKAHRDVLNLFYQVFDRGFMRDGEGRVIDFRNTVILMTSNLGSEQILAATDATTEAGVEIPASALMETIRPLLIDRFQPALLARFQTIVYRPLAAEAMATIVGMKLAKVAERIERRFDVPLRCDDALVAELVRACLLPDSGARNIDSLLDQQILPVLSRELLIRMANRQVPASIRLSFSEEDGIGLDFDDAATTAEEYA; from the coding sequence ATGACCACCCGCGATTACTCTCCCTTTCTGCGACGCCTGAACGACCACTGCGCCCGTGCTCTGGCGGATGCAGCCAGTCTTTGCGAAACCCGCGCGCACCGTGACATCGAGGTGGAGCACTGGCTGATCAAACTGATGGAACAGGGTGACGGCGACCTGCTTGCCATCCTGCGTCGCTACGAGCTGGATGTCGATGGGATCTGGAACGGACTGCTGGCTGCGGTCGACCACCTGCCGCATGACCTCCGGGGCAGGCCGGGGCTATCGCAGCGCCTGGGCCAGTGGCTGGAGGCAGCGTGGATGCGCGCCTCGCTCGAATCCACGGCCCCGGGCGTAGACAGATCGATTCGTTCGGCCCACTTGCTGGCGGCACTGGCGGAGACGCCGCACCTGTTGCGCGCCCCGGATGCCTGGCCGCTGCTGAGCGTGTCTGCCGCGCAGATTGAGCGGCTGATGCCTGAACTGGACGAGATATCTGTCGAGGCAACATCGCCGATCACGCCTAGCCAGGGACCGGCGACCATCGCTACAAGGCGCCCTGCCGGCCAGCCCGACAACTCTGCCCTCTCTCGTTTCACCACGGACGTCACGCAAAAGGCGCGCGATGGCAAGATCGACCCTGTGTTTGGCCGCGACGTCGAGATCCGGCAGATGGTCGATATCCTCGCCCGGCGCCGTAAGAACAATCCGATTCTGGTCGGCGAACCGGGGGTCGGCAAAACTGCGCTCGTCGAAGGGCTGGCGCTCAAGATCGCCGAAGAGGATGTGCCCACGGCCATCCGGGACGTGACCGTACTCACCTTGGATATGGGCCTCCTGCAAGCCGGTGCGGGCGTCAAGGGCGAGTTCGAGCAGCGCCTCAAGAATGTCATTGAAGCCGTCCAGCAGTCGCCGACGCCCATCCTGCTCTTCATCGACGAGGCGCACACCCTGATTGGCGCCGGCAACACGGCCGGTGGCGCCGATGCCGCCAACCTGCTCAAGCCTGCACTGGCACGGGGCGAACTACGCACGATCGCGGCAACCACCTGGTCCGAATACAAGCAGTACTTCGAGCGCGACGCGGCGCTGGAGCGCCGCTTCCAGATGGTCAAGGTCGATGAGCCCGATGATGAGAACGCCTGCCTGATGTTGCGCGGGCTCAAGGATCGGTATGCACAGCACCACAACGTCCACATCACCGATGCCGCCGTCGCAGCCGCCGTCCGTCTTTCACGTCGCTATCTGACTGGGCGCCAACTGCCCGACAAGGCTGTCGACCTGATCGACACGGCGGCTGCGCGGGTGCGCATGAGTCAGGAGGCCAGGCCCGTGGCGATCTGCACCCTTGAAGCCGAACGCGCGGCGCTGGGGGTCGAGTACTTGGCGCTGCAGCAGGATCAGGGTGCCACCGGCGAGGACAAGCGCAATCGTCTGTCGGCGATCGAGACGCGCCTACGCGAACTTGCCATCGAACTCGGACAGCTTGAGTTCGAATTAGCGGCGCAGAAGGACGCTGCCGACAAGCTGATGGTGCTGCGTGCCCAATGGCAGGCCGCTACCGACGCTTCCGAGCGCCACGATCTCGCGTCCTCCATTCAGGCTGCCCACCAGGTCCTGGCCGCGCACGGTCAGGCGACACTTCTACATGCAGAAGTTGCTGAGACCGTCGTGGCGCAGGTAATTGCCGACTGGACCGGCGTGCCGGTTGACAACCTGTTGTCGAATGAACTGGCCACCCTGCTGGAGCTGGAGGCACGCCTCGGACGGGTCGTGGTCGGGCAGGACGAGGCGCTGGCCGCGCTCGGCAAAAGCCTGCGCGCCTCCAAGGCGGGCTTGAAATCCGAGGAGGCACCGCTGGGCGTCTTTCTCCTCGTGGGCCCTTCCGGGGTCGGCAAGACCGAAACGGCACGGGCACTGGCCGATCTCATGTTCGGCGGTGAACGCTCGCTCATCACGATCAACCTGTCGGAGTATCAGGAAGCCCACACCGTATCGCAATTGAAGGGATCGCCGCCGGGCTATGTCGGCTATGGCGAGGGCGGCATCCTGACTGAGGCTGTCCGTCAGCGCCCCTACAGCGTGGTCCTCCTGGATGAGGTGGAAAAGGCCCATCGGGACGTGCTCAACCTGTTCTACCAGGTCTTCGATCGCGGCTTCATGCGCGATGGCGAAGGCCGGGTCATTGATTTCCGCAACACCGTCATCCTGATGACATCGAATCTCGGCAGCGAGCAAATCCTGGCGGCCACCGACGCCACAACGGAAGCTGGTGTGGAAATCCCCGCCAGCGCGCTGATGGAGACCATCCGGCCGCTCCTGATCGACCGCTTCCAACCCGCGCTGCTGGCGCGCTTCCAGACCATTGTGTACCGGCCGCTCGCCGCGGAGGCCATGGCCACGATCGTAGGGATGAAGCTGGCCAAGGTGGCCGAGCGCATCGAACGCCGGTTCGACGTGCCGCTGCGCTGCGACGACGCCCTGGTGGCCGAACTGGTGCGCGCCTGCCTGCTGCCTGACTCTGGCGCACGCAATATCGACAGCCTGCTCGACCAGCAGATCTTGCCCGTGCTGTCGCGTGAATTGCTGATACGCATGGCCAACAGGCAGGTACCTGCGTCTATCCGGCTCTCGTTCTCCGAGGAGGACGGCATTGGGCTGGACTTCGATGATGCGGCAACCACCGCGGAGGAATACGCGTGA
- a CDS encoding Hcp family type VI secretion system effector, whose translation MAIPAYMWIKDDGGADIKGSVTVTEREGSVEVVAFDHSVNIPTDSNTGKLTGTRVHKPILFTKETDASTPYLYKAVTSGQTLKSIEIKWYKIDDAGKEKEYFNTKLENVKVVGVTAKMLDIKNPAYEKHNHLEDVELRYERITWSYKDGNIIHADSWNERS comes from the coding sequence ATGGCAATTCCCGCATATATGTGGATCAAGGACGACGGTGGCGCCGATATCAAAGGCTCGGTCACCGTCACGGAGCGCGAGGGCAGCGTCGAAGTCGTGGCATTCGATCACTCGGTCAACATCCCGACCGACTCCAACACGGGCAAGCTGACCGGCACGCGCGTGCACAAGCCGATCCTGTTCACCAAGGAAACCGACGCTTCGACCCCGTATCTATACAAGGCGGTCACCAGCGGCCAGACGCTCAAGTCGATCGAGATCAAGTGGTACAAAATTGACGACGCCGGCAAGGAGAAGGAGTACTTCAACACCAAGCTGGAGAACGTGAAGGTGGTTGGCGTGACGGCCAAGATGCTGGACATCAAGAACCCGGCTTACGAAAAACACAATCACCTCGAAGACGTCGAGTTGCGCTACGAGAGGATTACCTGGTCGTACAAGGACGGCAACATCATCCACGCCGACAGCTGGAACGAGCGCTCGTAA
- a CDS encoding OmpA family protein yields the protein MTGYPYRGLFGWIAALALAWLAFSSPWQPAWNLLLGTFVIAVVGTAIVVATRRVRARQRASRDVLEAINASLDALPGNIRRNTPLALVVGDRAGAPARAFGEALVQITDTAIWVRVDDSTRLAHVADALKRWREGQGPDAVACLIAADHARDAAVLTAALKRWRVAIGEASRAVGYSLPVCVAVYAEEAGGPADDCAWFGVSGATVPAAGTLCAQLSDRLVSYPQAAVPADRDAHMHRAARLDALVRWASGALLPPLRDEGRDGLRSGPPVDITAFGVTAIDGVPVPDSLYARFVTQVTGLARGPGAVRNASYPLPEPLLRGIALQPVQRAMPRAMAHAFAWLALAFCAAATASAWQNRTLVARVMTDMARYRVIGPEHDVARVDALQALKRDRDELDHYSRSGVPPRLGLGFYRGAGLLAPLNTLIAAYQPPAPLPATIELDSLSLFKSGSALLNLGSNRVLIGALEMIKAHPDKRVLVAGHTDSVGDSRANLKLSEARAASVRDWLADAADLPVTRFAIQGYGETRPKAPNEPEAGRAANRRVEITLVPDCRDEQHDIRESLGHPACTSQ from the coding sequence GTGACCGGCTACCCCTACCGCGGCCTGTTCGGCTGGATCGCCGCGCTCGCGCTAGCCTGGCTGGCGTTCAGCTCTCCCTGGCAGCCTGCGTGGAACCTATTACTCGGGACGTTCGTCATCGCGGTGGTAGGTACCGCCATCGTGGTAGCCACACGGCGTGTTCGTGCGCGCCAACGTGCCTCCCGAGACGTGCTTGAGGCCATCAACGCGTCGCTGGATGCGCTGCCGGGCAACATTCGCCGCAACACGCCGTTGGCACTGGTGGTGGGAGATCGCGCCGGAGCGCCAGCGCGGGCATTCGGCGAAGCGCTGGTCCAGATCACCGATACAGCGATCTGGGTGCGCGTCGACGATTCAACGCGGCTAGCGCACGTAGCCGATGCACTCAAGCGCTGGCGCGAAGGACAAGGCCCGGACGCCGTTGCCTGCCTGATTGCTGCGGATCACGCTCGCGACGCCGCCGTGCTGACCGCCGCACTCAAGCGCTGGCGTGTCGCCATTGGCGAAGCCAGCCGGGCCGTTGGCTATTCCTTGCCCGTCTGCGTTGCCGTCTATGCCGAAGAAGCCGGAGGACCGGCCGACGATTGCGCATGGTTCGGCGTGTCCGGCGCCACCGTCCCTGCAGCCGGAACGCTGTGCGCGCAGCTTTCGGATCGTCTCGTGAGCTATCCACAGGCAGCCGTCCCGGCAGACCGCGATGCACACATGCACCGCGCGGCCCGCCTCGACGCGCTGGTCAGGTGGGCATCCGGCGCCTTGTTGCCGCCGTTGCGTGACGAGGGTCGTGATGGCTTGCGCAGCGGCCCTCCCGTCGATATCACCGCGTTTGGGGTGACCGCCATCGACGGTGTGCCGGTCCCGGATTCTCTCTATGCGCGTTTCGTGACGCAAGTAACCGGGTTGGCACGCGGCCCGGGAGCGGTACGCAACGCGTCTTATCCCTTGCCGGAGCCGCTACTGCGCGGCATCGCCTTGCAGCCCGTGCAGCGGGCTATGCCGCGTGCAATGGCGCATGCGTTCGCCTGGCTCGCGCTCGCCTTCTGCGCAGCGGCTACGGCATCCGCGTGGCAGAACCGTACCCTGGTCGCACGTGTCATGACCGACATGGCTCGTTATCGAGTGATCGGCCCGGAGCATGATGTTGCGCGCGTGGATGCACTGCAGGCACTCAAGCGGGACCGCGATGAGCTCGATCATTACAGCCGGTCCGGCGTGCCGCCTCGCCTCGGGTTGGGCTTCTACCGCGGTGCCGGACTCCTCGCGCCGCTCAATACCCTGATCGCCGCCTATCAACCCCCGGCGCCGCTGCCCGCGACCATCGAACTCGACAGCCTGTCGCTCTTCAAGAGCGGTAGCGCGCTGCTCAACCTCGGCTCCAATCGCGTGCTGATCGGTGCGCTGGAGATGATCAAGGCCCATCCCGACAAGCGCGTGCTCGTGGCTGGGCACACAGACTCGGTGGGAGATTCGCGGGCCAACCTGAAGCTTTCCGAAGCACGCGCCGCGTCCGTGCGGGATTGGCTGGCGGACGCCGCCGACTTGCCGGTCACCCGCTTTGCCATCCAGGGCTACGGCGAGACCCGTCCCAAGGCACCCAACGAGCCGGAAGCCGGCCGTGCGGCCAACCGCCGCGTCGAGATCACGCTAGTCCCCGATTGTCGCGATGAGCAGCACGACATTCGGGAATCCCTGGGCCATCCGGCCTGTACATCGCAGTAG
- a CDS encoding DotU family type IV/VI secretion system protein, protein MTTLTTILPLALRDTALTVTELADEAAPDDSFAMFRKKCLEQVTRLREEFLAAGHAPAVVEDAAYAQCALLDEYALRRLTGDERSAWEREPLQVQEFHSHNAGEELIARIERRLAEAQPVIPLLVVFHAVLGLGFQGKFALEGNAAREALMHAIDERLQRAGVQKATGPVIVTAGKARGWRGLSLSPLAWVAIALVGAGLVYFALDRWLAVSIARLAS, encoded by the coding sequence ATGACAACGCTTACCACCATTCTGCCCCTCGCCCTGCGCGACACCGCGCTCACCGTGACAGAGCTAGCCGATGAGGCTGCGCCTGACGACTCCTTCGCAATGTTTCGGAAAAAGTGTCTCGAGCAGGTGACCCGCCTGCGGGAGGAGTTCCTGGCCGCGGGCCACGCCCCGGCCGTGGTCGAGGATGCCGCCTATGCGCAGTGTGCCTTGCTGGATGAGTACGCATTGCGTCGGCTCACGGGCGACGAGCGTAGCGCCTGGGAGCGCGAACCATTGCAGGTCCAAGAGTTCCATAGCCATAACGCGGGCGAAGAGTTGATTGCGCGCATCGAACGCAGGCTGGCGGAAGCGCAGCCGGTCATTCCCCTGCTGGTTGTCTTTCATGCGGTACTGGGCCTGGGCTTCCAAGGCAAGTTTGCGTTGGAGGGCAACGCCGCCCGAGAGGCGCTAATGCATGCCATCGATGAACGCCTTCAGCGCGCAGGCGTGCAGAAGGCCACCGGGCCGGTCATCGTCACTGCCGGCAAGGCGCGGGGATGGCGCGGCCTGTCGCTGTCGCCGCTGGCCTGGGTGGCCATTGCACTTGTCGGCGCTGGTTTGGTGTATTTTGCGCTGGATCGATGGCTGGCCGTCTCTATCGCCCGGCTGGCCAGCTAA
- the tssC gene encoding type VI secretion system contractile sheath large subunit, whose amino-acid sequence MAQHEMSPRANSETDTVVLDAPGKSVYESLCEKINLTPVKATRPMESFQSADALSESSLDERVAQAMTVFLKMIQDSSQQVDRLDKSLLDFHIAHLDQQISQQLDAIMHHETFQQIESAWRGLKFLVDRTDFRKNVKIEVLDVSKDALRQDFEDTPELIQSGLYLHTYIQEYDTPGGEPVGSIISNYEFDRSQQDIVLLRNISKVSAAAHMPFIGSVSPKFFGKDSMDEVASIRDIGNYFDRAEYLKWKSFRDSDDARYIGLTLPRFLARLPYGPDTVPVRAFNYTEAVKGPDHSRYLWGNASFAFAVNMVQSFIKNGWCVQIRGPQAGGLVEDLPIHLYDLGTGNQAKIPTEVLIPETREFEFANLGFIPLSYYKNHDFACFFSAHSAQKPALYDTKEATANSRVNARLPYIFLLSRIAHYLKLIQRENIGTTKDRRVLELELNTWIKTLVTEMTDPGDELQASHPLREAKVIVEDIEDNPGFFRVKLFIVPHFQIEGMDINLSLVSQMPKAKTDRLLSASTAI is encoded by the coding sequence ATGGCCCAGCATGAAATGTCCCCCCGCGCCAACAGCGAAACCGACACCGTCGTCCTGGACGCGCCGGGCAAGAGCGTCTACGAGTCCCTGTGCGAGAAAATCAACCTGACCCCGGTCAAGGCGACGCGCCCGATGGAGTCGTTCCAGAGCGCCGATGCACTATCCGAATCGTCGCTGGATGAGCGTGTCGCCCAGGCGATGACCGTGTTCCTGAAAATGATCCAGGACTCATCGCAACAGGTCGATCGTCTCGACAAGAGCCTGCTCGACTTCCATATCGCGCATCTGGACCAGCAGATCAGCCAGCAGCTGGACGCGATCATGCACCATGAGACGTTCCAGCAGATCGAATCAGCGTGGCGTGGCCTGAAGTTCCTGGTTGACCGGACGGACTTCCGCAAGAACGTCAAGATCGAAGTGCTGGATGTGTCCAAGGACGCGCTGCGCCAGGATTTCGAGGACACCCCAGAGCTCATCCAGAGCGGGTTGTACCTGCACACCTACATTCAGGAGTACGACACACCGGGCGGTGAACCCGTCGGCTCGATCATCTCCAACTACGAGTTCGACCGCAGCCAGCAGGATATTGTCTTGCTGCGCAATATCTCCAAGGTGTCCGCCGCCGCCCATATGCCGTTTATCGGCTCGGTGTCGCCAAAGTTCTTTGGCAAGGACTCGATGGACGAGGTAGCCAGCATCCGCGATATCGGCAATTACTTCGATCGCGCCGAGTATCTGAAGTGGAAGAGCTTCCGCGATTCGGATGACGCCCGCTATATCGGCCTGACCCTACCGCGCTTCCTCGCGCGCTTGCCCTATGGCCCGGATACGGTACCGGTACGCGCCTTCAACTACACCGAAGCCGTCAAGGGGCCGGATCACAGCCGCTATCTGTGGGGCAACGCCTCGTTCGCCTTTGCCGTGAACATGGTGCAGAGCTTCATCAAGAACGGCTGGTGCGTGCAGATCCGTGGCCCGCAGGCCGGTGGTCTCGTCGAGGATCTGCCGATCCACCTGTATGACCTGGGCACCGGCAACCAGGCCAAGATCCCGACCGAGGTGCTGATCCCGGAGACGCGCGAGTTCGAGTTTGCCAATCTCGGCTTCATCCCGCTGTCGTACTACAAGAACCACGACTTCGCGTGCTTCTTCTCGGCCCACTCGGCCCAGAAGCCAGCGCTCTACGACACCAAGGAGGCCACGGCCAATAGCCGCGTCAATGCACGCCTGCCGTACATTTTCCTGCTGTCACGCATCGCCCACTACCTGAAGCTGATTCAGCGCGAGAACATCGGTACCACCAAGGATCGGCGCGTGCTGGAGTTGGAGCTGAACACCTGGATCAAGACGCTCGTCACCGAGATGACAGATCCGGGTGATGAACTTCAGGCCTCGCACCCGCTGCGCGAAGCCAAGGTAATCGTCGAGGACATCGAAGACAACCCGGGCTTCTTCCGCGTCAAGCTCTTCATCGTGCCGCACTTTCAGATCGAAGGGATGGACATCAATCTGTCGCTGGTCTCGCAGATGCCCAAGGCGAAAACTGATCGACTGCTGTCGGCTTCGACGGCGATTTAG
- the tssB gene encoding type VI secretion system contractile sheath small subunit — MAESFQNEVPKARVNIKLDLHTGGAQKKVELPLKLLVMGDYSNGQETRALAEREKVSINKNNFNSVLADFNPKARIAVESTLARDGSELPVDLDFKSMDDFKPEVVASRVPELRALMAARNLLRDLKSNLLDNAMFRRELEKILKDPGLSERLRADLQKISEAAPASQSAQ, encoded by the coding sequence ATGGCCGAAAGTTTTCAGAATGAAGTGCCCAAGGCACGGGTCAACATCAAGCTCGACCTGCATACGGGCGGCGCGCAGAAGAAAGTCGAGCTACCCCTGAAGCTGCTGGTGATGGGCGACTACAGCAACGGCCAGGAAACACGAGCCCTCGCTGAGCGCGAGAAGGTGTCGATCAACAAGAACAACTTCAATTCCGTCCTCGCCGACTTCAACCCGAAGGCTCGGATCGCGGTCGAGAGCACCCTCGCACGGGATGGATCGGAGCTGCCGGTCGATCTCGACTTCAAGTCCATGGATGACTTCAAGCCGGAAGTGGTCGCGAGCCGCGTGCCCGAGCTGCGGGCCCTGATGGCCGCACGCAACCTGCTGCGCGACCTCAAGTCGAATCTGCTCGACAACGCCATGTTTCGTCGCGAGCTCGAAAAGATCCTTAAGGACCCTGGTCTGTCCGAGCGCCTGCGGGCCGATCTGCAGAAGATCAGCGAGGCTGCACCGGCCTCCCAGTCTGCCCAGTAA